The genomic segment ACCTCCAGCCCTTTGGAATTATCCACGGCGGGGTTATAGCAACTTTGATTGATACTGCGACATTCTGGGCTGCATTTTTGAGAATTCCTGAAAATGCGGGCATGGTAAACATTGACTTAAAGCTTAATTATCTTAAATCTGTCAACACCGGAATTTTAACAGCCAGGGGGCAAACCATCAGGTCTGGACGGTCTATCAGTTATGCAGAAGCAAGTGTTTTTGATGCTCAAGGGGAATTGCTGGCACATGGCACCTCAACCCTTATGACCCTTCCAGATAAAGGACTCAGTCTGAGCGTACCTAAATTTATTGAATAAGCAGATGTAAAATTTATTATGAAGCTTTGGCCTGCAAAAATTCAATGCCTTTTTTCACTGTATTTTCATCAATATGATGAACCTCGGTCTTTTTTCCTATTCCCTGAGGCAGGGTTATACATAGCTGCCCCCCAAGATGTTCCCTGAATTCTTCAATCCCTTTGATTATTTCAAAGCAATTGTTTTTGTTTTTTTCTGTAAAAAGATCGTACCAGATTGGAAGTCCGCATAAAATAAATCCATTCAGTATCTGCTCCAGTTCATCCCGGGTTATAAGTCCCAAAGTCATTGCAATATAGGAATCAAGTGCTATTCCTGC from the Desulfonema limicola genome contains:
- a CDS encoding PaaI family thioesterase yields the protein MLVPNPEYINELIETVKKSPFPSHMCMQLTGIKIDASEVELDAGKNHLQPFGIIHGGVIATLIDTATFWAAFLRIPENAGMVNIDLKLNYLKSVNTGILTARGQTIRSGRSISYAEASVFDAQGELLAHGTSTLMTLPDKGLSLSVPKFIE